The following coding sequences are from one Saprospiraceae bacterium window:
- the dacB gene encoding D-alanyl-D-alanine carboxypeptidase/D-alanyl-D-alanine-endopeptidase, whose amino-acid sequence MVNNFAEDTELFTASVGIGIIDLQTGNIVASYNPNKALIPASSLKIFSTAALISEVGAEYQYRTDFILEGKTNFEGEFNGRLQIEPSIDPSFCSQDQFGALPFENLADTLAGLLMKSGIKKIRGQITVNRDLITDIPENTEWLWYDLGNYYGAGCYSLNFMENAVKIYLQEQTRSGKICDIVKVIPSILEDNYCSEVRSSVYKSDESLFVLGSSQDDIYTVHGDILCCGRDTVGLKAAMRQPESVFVRMLISALKKRGIQVILDKVVDTPDDVEVLIYQYISPSLWAIADRALKKSVNLYCESFLHTFGMKKNQTSKRKDALIALSQFWGSTGIDTRGLNFEDGSGLSPKNSATPLQLAQALLWTNQNEKTRYFYKLLPDVANEGTLAGEMNKYRLSKGKLRLKSGSMERVRSYCGYLMNNDKPTHAVALIVNNYSCSSDTVRKKIGSLMSGLLKYN is encoded by the coding sequence GTGGTCAACAATTTTGCAGAAGATACTGAGCTATTTACCGCATCAGTTGGGATCGGTATAATTGATTTGCAAACAGGAAATATAGTTGCCTCTTATAATCCGAACAAAGCCTTGATTCCTGCCTCAAGTTTGAAAATATTTTCTACAGCGGCTTTGATTTCAGAAGTGGGTGCAGAATATCAATATAGGACAGATTTTATTCTCGAAGGAAAAACAAATTTTGAAGGTGAATTCAATGGCAGACTTCAAATAGAACCTTCCATTGATCCCTCATTTTGTTCGCAGGATCAATTCGGTGCATTGCCTTTTGAAAATCTGGCAGATACCCTTGCCGGATTATTAATGAAGAGTGGAATAAAAAAAATCAGAGGTCAAATCACGGTCAACAGAGATTTAATTACTGATATTCCTGAGAATACGGAATGGCTTTGGTATGATCTCGGTAATTATTATGGCGCTGGTTGTTATTCACTGAATTTTATGGAGAACGCCGTAAAAATTTACTTGCAGGAACAAACTCGTTCAGGTAAAATCTGCGACATCGTAAAAGTCATCCCTTCTATACTTGAGGATAATTATTGTTCAGAGGTTCGATCCTCGGTGTACAAGTCGGACGAAAGTTTATTTGTATTGGGCAGTTCACAAGATGATATTTATACAGTACACGGAGATATATTGTGCTGTGGAAGAGATACAGTAGGATTGAAAGCAGCAATGCGACAACCTGAATCGGTATTTGTCAGGATGTTAATCTCTGCTTTAAAGAAGAGAGGGATTCAGGTAATTCTGGACAAAGTTGTCGATACTCCGGATGATGTAGAAGTATTGATCTATCAATATATTTCCCCGTCACTCTGGGCAATTGCAGATCGCGCTTTGAAAAAAAGTGTCAATTTATATTGTGAATCTTTTTTGCATACATTCGGAATGAAAAAAAATCAGACAAGCAAACGCAAGGATGCACTGATTGCTTTAAGTCAATTTTGGGGAAGTACGGGGATAGATACCAGAGGTTTGAATTTTGAAGATGGATCAGGTTTATCTCCGAAGAATAGTGCAACTCCACTTCAGCTGGCGCAGGCCCTGCTGTGGACAAATCAAAATGAAAAAACAAGGTACTTCTATAAATTACTGCCTGATGTTGCAAATGAAGGAACCTTAGCCGGTGAAATGAATAAATACCGTCTTTCCAAAGGAAAACTCAGGCTGAAAAGCGGGAGTATGGAGCGAGTCAGGTCATATTGTGGATATTTGATGAATAATGATAAACCAACTCATGCTGTGGCGTTGATCGTCAATAATTATTCCTGCAGTTCAGATACAGTAAGAAAAAAAATTGGATCTCTAATGTCAGGATTGTTAAAGTATAATTGA